The following are encoded together in the Meriones unguiculatus strain TT.TT164.6M chromosome 16, Bangor_MerUng_6.1, whole genome shotgun sequence genome:
- the Phf1 gene encoding PHD finger protein 1 isoform X4, with amino-acid sequence MAQLPRLSRLGAPSLWDPASPAATSGPRPRLWEGQDVLARWTDGLLYLGTIKKVDSAREVCLVQFEDDSQFLVLWKDISPAALPGEELLCCVCRSETVVPGNRLVSCEKCRHAYHQDCHVPRAPAPGEGESTSWVCRQCVFAIATKRGGALKKGPYARAMLGMKLALPYGLKGLDWDAGHLSNRQQSYCYCGGPGEWNLKMLQCRSCLQWFHEACTQCLSKPLLYGDRFYEFECCVCRGGPEKVRRLQLRWVDVAHLVLYHLSVCCKKKYFDFDREILPFTSENWDSLLLGELSDTPKGERSSKLLSALNSHKDRFISGREIKKRKCLFGLHARTPPPVEPLTGDGAPTSFPSGQGPGGGVSRPLGKRRRSEAEPLRRRQKGNMEEQGPPTAAHSRHGSREQRERARLQRALQASVSPPPPSPNQSYQGSSGYNFRPTDARCLPSSPIRMFASFHPSASTAGTSGDSQPPDRSPLELHIGFPTDNPKSPPHSVMTPSSSVPALSPGLSRHSVPPSPLCRSLSPGNGGGVRGGVGYLSRGDPVRVLARRVRPDGSVQYLVEWGGGGIF; translated from the exons ATGGCGCAGCTCCCCCGGCTAAGCCGCCTGGGTGCCCCCTCTCTTTGGGATCCAGCTTCTCCTGCTGCCACCTCAGGCCCCAGACCTCGACTTTGGGAGGGTCAAGATGTGCTAGCCAGATGGACTGATGGGCTGCTGTACTTGGGCACCATCAAGAAG GTGGACAGTGCTCGGGAGGTGTGTCTGGTTCAGTTTGAGGATGACTCCCAGTTTCTGGTTCTGTGGAAGGACATCAGCCCAG CCGCCCTCCCCGGGGAGGAGCTCCTCTGTTGTGTCTGTCGCTCTGAGACTGTGGTCCCTGGGAACCGGCTGGTCAGCTGTGAGAAGTGTCGCCACG CATATCACCAGGACTGCCACGTTCCCAGGGCCCCAGCCCCCGGGGAAGGAGAGAGCACATCCTGGGTCTGCCGCCAGTGTGTCTTTGCCATCGCCACGAAG AGGGGAGGCGCACTGAAGAAGGGTCCCTATGCCCGGGCCATGCTGGGCATGAAACTCGCACTGCCATATGGACTTAAGGGGCTGGACTGGGATGCTGGACATCTGAGCAACAGACAGCAGAGCTACTGTTACTGTGGAGGCCCTGGGGA GTGGAACCTGAAAATGCTGCAGTGCCGGAGCTGCCTTCAGTGGTTCCATGAGGCCTGCACCCAGTGTCTGAGCAAGCCCCTCCTGTACGGGGACAG GTTCTATGAATTTGAGTGCTGTGTTTGCCGGGGCGGCCCCGAGAAGGTCCGGAGGTTACAGCTTCGCTG GGTGGATGTGGCCCATCTTGTGCTCTACCATCTCAGCGTTTGCTGCAAGAAGAAGTACTTTGATTTTGACCGAGAGATCCTCCCCTTCACCTCTGAGAATTGGGACAGTCTGCTCCTGGGGGAG CTTTCGGACACCCCCAAGGGAGAACGTTCTTCCAAGCTCCTTTCCGCTCTTAACAGCCACAAGGACCG TTTCATCTCAGGGAGGGAGATTAAAAAGAGGAAATGTCTTTTTGGTCTCCATGCTCGGACCCCTCCTCCTGTGGAGCCTCTCACTGGAGATGGAGCCCCCACCAG CTTCCCTTCAGGGCAGGGCCCTGGGGGAGGGGTCTCACGTCCCCTGGGGAAACGACGGAGGTCGGAGGCAGAACCcctgaggaggaggcagaaggggaACATGGAGGAACAGGGGCCGCCCACAGCAGCGCACAGTCGGCATGGGTCCCGGGAGCAGAGGGAGCGGGCTCGTCTGCAGAGGGCGCTGCAG GCCTCAGTGTCTCCGCCACCCCCCAGCCCTAACCAGAGCTACCAGGGCAGCAGCGGCTACAACTTCCGGCCCACAGATGCCCGCTGTCTGCCCAG CAGCCCCATCCGGATGTTCGCTTCCTTCCACCCTTCTGCCAGCACCGCAGGGACCTCTGGGGACAGTCAACCCCCAGACAG GTCACCCCTGGAACTTCACATTGGCTTCCCCACAGACAACCCTAAAAGTCCTCCCCACTCTGTGATGACCCCATCTTCCTCGGTCCCAGCCCTGAGCCCTGGCCTGTCTAGACATTCAGTTCCCCCTTCTCCCTTGTGCCGTAGTTTGTCTCCGGGGAATGGGGGGGGAGTCCGAGGTGGGGTTGGCTACCTGTCCCGAGGGGACCCCGTGAGGGTGCTTGCTCGGAGAGTGCGGCCTGACGGCTCTGTGCAGTACCTAGTtgagtgggggggagggggcatcttCTGA
- the Cuta gene encoding protein CutA isoform X2 produces the protein MPALLPVASRLLLLPRALLSMASGNPPSQPSPASGSAYVPGSVSAAFVTCPNEKVAKEIARAVVEKRLAACVNLIPQITSIYEWKGKIEEDSEVLMMIKTQSSLVPALTDFVRSVHPYEVAEVIALPVEQGNPPYLHWVHQVTETVSDSGKALP, from the exons ATGCCTGCGCTGCTGCCCGTGGCCTCCCGCCTTCTGCTGCTGCCCCGAGCCCTGCTGTCCATGGCCTCTGGAAACCCTCCTTCCCAGCCCTCTCCGGCTTCGGGCTCCGCCTACGTCCCAGGATCAGTTTCTGCAGCCTTCGTCACTTGTCCCAACGAAAAAGTCGCCAAGGAGATCGCCAG GGCAGTGGTGGAGAAGCGCCTGGCGGCCTGCGTCAACCTCATCCCGCAGATCACGTCCAT CTATGAATGGAAAGGAAAGATCGAGGAAGACAGTGAGGTGTTGATG ATGATTAAAACGCAAAGCTCCCTGGTGCCCGCTCTGACAGATTTTGTTCG GTCTGTGCACCCATACGAAGTTGCTGAGGTGATTGCGTTGCCCGTGGAGCAGGGAAATCCCCCGTACCTGCACTGGGTACATCAGGtcacagaaacagtctcagatTCTGGCAAAGCCCTGCCATGA
- the Cuta gene encoding protein CutA isoform X1, producing the protein MSWGRVPGVLLGGGAALLLSVLWMPALLPVASRLLLLPRALLSMASGNPPSQPSPASGSAYVPGSVSAAFVTCPNEKVAKEIARAVVEKRLAACVNLIPQITSIYEWKGKIEEDSEVLMMIKTQSSLVPALTDFVRSVHPYEVAEVIALPVEQGNPPYLHWVHQVTETVSDSGKALP; encoded by the exons ATGAGCTGGGGGCGGGTGCCCGGCGTCCTGCTCGGCGGAGGG GCCGCGCTGCTCCTGTCCGTTCTTTGGATGCCTGCGCTGCTGCCCGTGGCCTCCCGCCTTCTGCTGCTGCCCCGAGCCCTGCTGTCCATGGCCTCTGGAAACCCTCCTTCCCAGCCCTCTCCGGCTTCGGGCTCCGCCTACGTCCCAGGATCAGTTTCTGCAGCCTTCGTCACTTGTCCCAACGAAAAAGTCGCCAAGGAGATCGCCAG GGCAGTGGTGGAGAAGCGCCTGGCGGCCTGCGTCAACCTCATCCCGCAGATCACGTCCAT CTATGAATGGAAAGGAAAGATCGAGGAAGACAGTGAGGTGTTGATG ATGATTAAAACGCAAAGCTCCCTGGTGCCCGCTCTGACAGATTTTGTTCG GTCTGTGCACCCATACGAAGTTGCTGAGGTGATTGCGTTGCCCGTGGAGCAGGGAAATCCCCCGTACCTGCACTGGGTACATCAGGtcacagaaacagtctcagatTCTGGCAAAGCCCTGCCATGA
- the Phf1 gene encoding PHD finger protein 1 isoform X3 — protein sequence MAQLPRLSRLGAPSLWDPASPAATSGPRPRLWEGQDVLARWTDGLLYLGTIKKVDSAREVCLVQFEDDSQFLVLWKDISPAALPGEELLCCVCRSETVVPGNRLVSCEKCRHAYHQDCHVPRAPAPGEGESTSWVCRQCVFAIATKRGGALKKGPYARAMLGMKLALPYGLKGLDWDAGHLSNRQQSYCYCGGPGEWNLKMLQCRSCLQWFHEACTQCLSKPLLYGDRFYEFECCVCRGGPEKVRRLQLRWVDVAHLVLYHLSVCCKKKYFDFDREILPFTSENWDSLLLGELSDTPKGERSSKLLSALNSHKDRFISGREIKKRKCLFGLHARTPPPVEPLTGDGAPTRSLVHGGWKICSGISLEGQGPGGGVSRPLGKRRRSEAEPLRRRQKGNMEEQGPPTAAHSRHGSREQRERARLQRALQASVSPPPPSPNQSYQGSSGYNFRPTDARCLPSSPIRMFASFHPSASTAGTSGDSQPPDRSPLELHIGFPTDNPKSPPHSVMTPSSSVPALSPGLSRHSVPPSPLCRSLSPGNGGGVRGGVGYLSRGDPVRVLARRVRPDGSVQYLVEWGGGGIF from the exons ATGGCGCAGCTCCCCCGGCTAAGCCGCCTGGGTGCCCCCTCTCTTTGGGATCCAGCTTCTCCTGCTGCCACCTCAGGCCCCAGACCTCGACTTTGGGAGGGTCAAGATGTGCTAGCCAGATGGACTGATGGGCTGCTGTACTTGGGCACCATCAAGAAG GTGGACAGTGCTCGGGAGGTGTGTCTGGTTCAGTTTGAGGATGACTCCCAGTTTCTGGTTCTGTGGAAGGACATCAGCCCAG CCGCCCTCCCCGGGGAGGAGCTCCTCTGTTGTGTCTGTCGCTCTGAGACTGTGGTCCCTGGGAACCGGCTGGTCAGCTGTGAGAAGTGTCGCCACG CATATCACCAGGACTGCCACGTTCCCAGGGCCCCAGCCCCCGGGGAAGGAGAGAGCACATCCTGGGTCTGCCGCCAGTGTGTCTTTGCCATCGCCACGAAG AGGGGAGGCGCACTGAAGAAGGGTCCCTATGCCCGGGCCATGCTGGGCATGAAACTCGCACTGCCATATGGACTTAAGGGGCTGGACTGGGATGCTGGACATCTGAGCAACAGACAGCAGAGCTACTGTTACTGTGGAGGCCCTGGGGA GTGGAACCTGAAAATGCTGCAGTGCCGGAGCTGCCTTCAGTGGTTCCATGAGGCCTGCACCCAGTGTCTGAGCAAGCCCCTCCTGTACGGGGACAG GTTCTATGAATTTGAGTGCTGTGTTTGCCGGGGCGGCCCCGAGAAGGTCCGGAGGTTACAGCTTCGCTG GGTGGATGTGGCCCATCTTGTGCTCTACCATCTCAGCGTTTGCTGCAAGAAGAAGTACTTTGATTTTGACCGAGAGATCCTCCCCTTCACCTCTGAGAATTGGGACAGTCTGCTCCTGGGGGAG CTTTCGGACACCCCCAAGGGAGAACGTTCTTCCAAGCTCCTTTCCGCTCTTAACAGCCACAAGGACCG TTTCATCTCAGGGAGGGAGATTAAAAAGAGGAAATGTCTTTTTGGTCTCCATGCTCGGACCCCTCCTCCTGTGGAGCCTCTCACTGGAGATGGAGCCCCCACCAGGTCACTGGTCCATGGGGGATGGAAAATTTGTTCAGGGATCAGTTTGGAGG GGCAGGGCCCTGGGGGAGGGGTCTCACGTCCCCTGGGGAAACGACGGAGGTCGGAGGCAGAACCcctgaggaggaggcagaaggggaACATGGAGGAACAGGGGCCGCCCACAGCAGCGCACAGTCGGCATGGGTCCCGGGAGCAGAGGGAGCGGGCTCGTCTGCAGAGGGCGCTGCAG GCCTCAGTGTCTCCGCCACCCCCCAGCCCTAACCAGAGCTACCAGGGCAGCAGCGGCTACAACTTCCGGCCCACAGATGCCCGCTGTCTGCCCAG CAGCCCCATCCGGATGTTCGCTTCCTTCCACCCTTCTGCCAGCACCGCAGGGACCTCTGGGGACAGTCAACCCCCAGACAG GTCACCCCTGGAACTTCACATTGGCTTCCCCACAGACAACCCTAAAAGTCCTCCCCACTCTGTGATGACCCCATCTTCCTCGGTCCCAGCCCTGAGCCCTGGCCTGTCTAGACATTCAGTTCCCCCTTCTCCCTTGTGCCGTAGTTTGTCTCCGGGGAATGGGGGGGGAGTCCGAGGTGGGGTTGGCTACCTGTCCCGAGGGGACCCCGTGAGGGTGCTTGCTCGGAGAGTGCGGCCTGACGGCTCTGTGCAGTACCTAGTtgagtgggggggagggggcatcttCTGA
- the Phf1 gene encoding PHD finger protein 1 isoform X1, which produces MAQLPRLSRLGAPSLWDPASPAATSGPRPRLWEGQDVLARWTDGLLYLGTIKKVDSAREVCLVQFEDDSQFLVLWKDISPAALPGEELLCCVCRSETVVPGNRLVSCEKCRHAYHQDCHVPRAPAPGEGESTSWVCRQCVFAIATKRGGALKKGPYARAMLGMKLALPYGLKGLDWDAGHLSNRQQSYCYCGGPGEWNLKMLQCRSCLQWFHEACTQCLSKPLLYGDRFYEFECCVCRGGPEKVRRLQLRWVDVAHLVLYHLSVCCKKKYFDFDREILPFTSENWDSLLLGELSDTPKGERSSKLLSALNSHKDRFISGREIKKRKCLFGLHARTPPPVEPLTGDGAPTRSLVHGGWKICSGISLEGQGPGGGVSRPLGKRRRSEAEPLRRRQKGNMEEQGPPTAAHSRHGSREQRERARLQRALQASVSPPPPSPNQSYQGSSGYNFRPTDARCLPRCTVGVSQGRHVSLLRVLTCLFPNLSSPIRMFASFHPSASTAGTSGDSQPPDRSPLELHIGFPTDNPKSPPHSVMTPSSSVPALSPGLSRHSVPPSPLCRSLSPGNGGGVRGGVGYLSRGDPVRVLARRVRPDGSVQYLVEWGGGGIF; this is translated from the exons ATGGCGCAGCTCCCCCGGCTAAGCCGCCTGGGTGCCCCCTCTCTTTGGGATCCAGCTTCTCCTGCTGCCACCTCAGGCCCCAGACCTCGACTTTGGGAGGGTCAAGATGTGCTAGCCAGATGGACTGATGGGCTGCTGTACTTGGGCACCATCAAGAAG GTGGACAGTGCTCGGGAGGTGTGTCTGGTTCAGTTTGAGGATGACTCCCAGTTTCTGGTTCTGTGGAAGGACATCAGCCCAG CCGCCCTCCCCGGGGAGGAGCTCCTCTGTTGTGTCTGTCGCTCTGAGACTGTGGTCCCTGGGAACCGGCTGGTCAGCTGTGAGAAGTGTCGCCACG CATATCACCAGGACTGCCACGTTCCCAGGGCCCCAGCCCCCGGGGAAGGAGAGAGCACATCCTGGGTCTGCCGCCAGTGTGTCTTTGCCATCGCCACGAAG AGGGGAGGCGCACTGAAGAAGGGTCCCTATGCCCGGGCCATGCTGGGCATGAAACTCGCACTGCCATATGGACTTAAGGGGCTGGACTGGGATGCTGGACATCTGAGCAACAGACAGCAGAGCTACTGTTACTGTGGAGGCCCTGGGGA GTGGAACCTGAAAATGCTGCAGTGCCGGAGCTGCCTTCAGTGGTTCCATGAGGCCTGCACCCAGTGTCTGAGCAAGCCCCTCCTGTACGGGGACAG GTTCTATGAATTTGAGTGCTGTGTTTGCCGGGGCGGCCCCGAGAAGGTCCGGAGGTTACAGCTTCGCTG GGTGGATGTGGCCCATCTTGTGCTCTACCATCTCAGCGTTTGCTGCAAGAAGAAGTACTTTGATTTTGACCGAGAGATCCTCCCCTTCACCTCTGAGAATTGGGACAGTCTGCTCCTGGGGGAG CTTTCGGACACCCCCAAGGGAGAACGTTCTTCCAAGCTCCTTTCCGCTCTTAACAGCCACAAGGACCG TTTCATCTCAGGGAGGGAGATTAAAAAGAGGAAATGTCTTTTTGGTCTCCATGCTCGGACCCCTCCTCCTGTGGAGCCTCTCACTGGAGATGGAGCCCCCACCAGGTCACTGGTCCATGGGGGATGGAAAATTTGTTCAGGGATCAGTTTGGAGG GGCAGGGCCCTGGGGGAGGGGTCTCACGTCCCCTGGGGAAACGACGGAGGTCGGAGGCAGAACCcctgaggaggaggcagaaggggaACATGGAGGAACAGGGGCCGCCCACAGCAGCGCACAGTCGGCATGGGTCCCGGGAGCAGAGGGAGCGGGCTCGTCTGCAGAGGGCGCTGCAG GCCTCAGTGTCTCCGCCACCCCCCAGCCCTAACCAGAGCTACCAGGGCAGCAGCGGCTACAACTTCCGGCCCACAGATGCCCGCTGTCTGCCCAG GTGCACTGTGGGAGTGTCGCAGGGAAGACATGTTTCCCTGCTTCGGGTCCTGACTTGCCTGTTCCCCAACCTCAGCAGCCCCATCCGGATGTTCGCTTCCTTCCACCCTTCTGCCAGCACCGCAGGGACCTCTGGGGACAGTCAACCCCCAGACAG GTCACCCCTGGAACTTCACATTGGCTTCCCCACAGACAACCCTAAAAGTCCTCCCCACTCTGTGATGACCCCATCTTCCTCGGTCCCAGCCCTGAGCCCTGGCCTGTCTAGACATTCAGTTCCCCCTTCTCCCTTGTGCCGTAGTTTGTCTCCGGGGAATGGGGGGGGAGTCCGAGGTGGGGTTGGCTACCTGTCCCGAGGGGACCCCGTGAGGGTGCTTGCTCGGAGAGTGCGGCCTGACGGCTCTGTGCAGTACCTAGTtgagtgggggggagggggcatcttCTGA
- the Phf1 gene encoding PHD finger protein 1 isoform X2: MAQLPRLSRLGAPSLWDPASPAATSGPRPRLWEGQDVLARWTDGLLYLGTIKKVDSAREVCLVQFEDDSQFLVLWKDISPAALPGEELLCCVCRSETVVPGNRLVSCEKCRHAYHQDCHVPRAPAPGEGESTSWVCRQCVFAIATKRGGALKKGPYARAMLGMKLALPYGLKGLDWDAGHLSNRQQSYCYCGGPGEWNLKMLQCRSCLQWFHEACTQCLSKPLLYGDRFYEFECCVCRGGPEKVRRLQLRWVDVAHLVLYHLSVCCKKKYFDFDREILPFTSENWDSLLLGELSDTPKGERSSKLLSALNSHKDRFISGREIKKRKCLFGLHARTPPPVEPLTGDGAPTSFPSGQGPGGGVSRPLGKRRRSEAEPLRRRQKGNMEEQGPPTAAHSRHGSREQRERARLQRALQASVSPPPPSPNQSYQGSSGYNFRPTDARCLPRCTVGVSQGRHVSLLRVLTCLFPNLSSPIRMFASFHPSASTAGTSGDSQPPDRSPLELHIGFPTDNPKSPPHSVMTPSSSVPALSPGLSRHSVPPSPLCRSLSPGNGGGVRGGVGYLSRGDPVRVLARRVRPDGSVQYLVEWGGGGIF, from the exons ATGGCGCAGCTCCCCCGGCTAAGCCGCCTGGGTGCCCCCTCTCTTTGGGATCCAGCTTCTCCTGCTGCCACCTCAGGCCCCAGACCTCGACTTTGGGAGGGTCAAGATGTGCTAGCCAGATGGACTGATGGGCTGCTGTACTTGGGCACCATCAAGAAG GTGGACAGTGCTCGGGAGGTGTGTCTGGTTCAGTTTGAGGATGACTCCCAGTTTCTGGTTCTGTGGAAGGACATCAGCCCAG CCGCCCTCCCCGGGGAGGAGCTCCTCTGTTGTGTCTGTCGCTCTGAGACTGTGGTCCCTGGGAACCGGCTGGTCAGCTGTGAGAAGTGTCGCCACG CATATCACCAGGACTGCCACGTTCCCAGGGCCCCAGCCCCCGGGGAAGGAGAGAGCACATCCTGGGTCTGCCGCCAGTGTGTCTTTGCCATCGCCACGAAG AGGGGAGGCGCACTGAAGAAGGGTCCCTATGCCCGGGCCATGCTGGGCATGAAACTCGCACTGCCATATGGACTTAAGGGGCTGGACTGGGATGCTGGACATCTGAGCAACAGACAGCAGAGCTACTGTTACTGTGGAGGCCCTGGGGA GTGGAACCTGAAAATGCTGCAGTGCCGGAGCTGCCTTCAGTGGTTCCATGAGGCCTGCACCCAGTGTCTGAGCAAGCCCCTCCTGTACGGGGACAG GTTCTATGAATTTGAGTGCTGTGTTTGCCGGGGCGGCCCCGAGAAGGTCCGGAGGTTACAGCTTCGCTG GGTGGATGTGGCCCATCTTGTGCTCTACCATCTCAGCGTTTGCTGCAAGAAGAAGTACTTTGATTTTGACCGAGAGATCCTCCCCTTCACCTCTGAGAATTGGGACAGTCTGCTCCTGGGGGAG CTTTCGGACACCCCCAAGGGAGAACGTTCTTCCAAGCTCCTTTCCGCTCTTAACAGCCACAAGGACCG TTTCATCTCAGGGAGGGAGATTAAAAAGAGGAAATGTCTTTTTGGTCTCCATGCTCGGACCCCTCCTCCTGTGGAGCCTCTCACTGGAGATGGAGCCCCCACCAG CTTCCCTTCAGGGCAGGGCCCTGGGGGAGGGGTCTCACGTCCCCTGGGGAAACGACGGAGGTCGGAGGCAGAACCcctgaggaggaggcagaaggggaACATGGAGGAACAGGGGCCGCCCACAGCAGCGCACAGTCGGCATGGGTCCCGGGAGCAGAGGGAGCGGGCTCGTCTGCAGAGGGCGCTGCAG GCCTCAGTGTCTCCGCCACCCCCCAGCCCTAACCAGAGCTACCAGGGCAGCAGCGGCTACAACTTCCGGCCCACAGATGCCCGCTGTCTGCCCAG GTGCACTGTGGGAGTGTCGCAGGGAAGACATGTTTCCCTGCTTCGGGTCCTGACTTGCCTGTTCCCCAACCTCAGCAGCCCCATCCGGATGTTCGCTTCCTTCCACCCTTCTGCCAGCACCGCAGGGACCTCTGGGGACAGTCAACCCCCAGACAG GTCACCCCTGGAACTTCACATTGGCTTCCCCACAGACAACCCTAAAAGTCCTCCCCACTCTGTGATGACCCCATCTTCCTCGGTCCCAGCCCTGAGCCCTGGCCTGTCTAGACATTCAGTTCCCCCTTCTCCCTTGTGCCGTAGTTTGTCTCCGGGGAATGGGGGGGGAGTCCGAGGTGGGGTTGGCTACCTGTCCCGAGGGGACCCCGTGAGGGTGCTTGCTCGGAGAGTGCGGCCTGACGGCTCTGTGCAGTACCTAGTtgagtgggggggagggggcatcttCTGA